The nucleotide sequence TGAGACGGCTGCGGCGGATGGCACGATTGAGACTCTGTTTCAGGGGCACGCCGTCGGCGGTGGTCAGTGCCGCGCCGGGTGCTCCATTGGGGTCATGTTCTGCGCTTCCGGACGTGGCCGGGGCGGAGGAATCGCTCATCCTGCACTCCTTGATCGGCTATCCGAGGATGCCTGAGCCGTCAGCCGCTTCCCGCACGTGAAGGCGGGGACGAGCACGAACTGCCGGGCGATCAGGCATGATCAAAAAGGCCCCGGCGCGCGGTCGTGCGCCACCGGGGCCATCGGGTCAGTGCGGGATCAGCGTGCCAGCCAGGCGTTGAAGCGCTGGCTCAGCTCATCGAGGTTGTCGGCCCAGAACTCGTCATCCTTGGGAATGGCGGTCTCGAAGTTGGGGCCGTAGGTCGGCATGTGCGGCTTCATGTCGATGCCCGTATCGGCGTGGGTCGAGACCAGCGCCGCAGACGAGGTACGTGCCGGACCGTAGGAGATGTACTTGGCCTGGTCCGCCAGACGCTGGGTGTCGGTGGCAAACATCAGGTAATCCTTGACCTTGTCGAGCTTGCCGGTCGGGACGACCCATCCGTCCAGCTCGAACACCTGAGCATCCCAGACGATGGCGAAGGGCTGCTTCTCGTTGACCTCGGCATTGAAGATACGGCCGTTGTAGGCAGAGGCGAAGGCCACTTCCTTGTCCGCCAGCAGCTGCGGCGGCTGGGCACCCTCCTCCCACCAGATGACGCTGTCCTTGATGGTATCGAGCTTGGCGAAGGCACGCTCGATGCCTTCATCGGTCTCCAGCATGTCGTAGACCTCTTCCGGTGCCACACCATCAGCGACCAGTGCCCATTCCATGTTGTTGATCGGCTTCTTCTGCAACGCACGCTTGCCGGGGAACTCCTCGAGATTGAAGACATCATCGATGGAATCCGGCTGCTTGTCCTCGGGGAACATCTCGGTATTGAAGGCCACGATGTTGGAATAGACGATCTGCGGCACGAAGCACTCACTGAGCGAGCCTTCGATGAAATCCTCACTGGCCGGTGTTCCATCCGGCGCTGCCGCGAACAGGGTGTCCGGGTCCAGCGGCTCGATCAGCCCTTCGGAGCAGGCGATCAGCGCGTCGCTGGGCAACATGTCGACCAGATCCCAGGTGACGTTGCCTGCCTGTACCTGGGCACGCAGCCCCGAGAGCGCATTGGACGACTTGTCGATATTGACGACGGTATCGCCGCTCTTCTCTTCCCATGGCTCGTGATAGGCCTTGAGCTGGCTTTCACTGTACGCCCCGCCCCACGACACGATATTGAGTGTCTCGGCCTGAGCTGCGGTGGCGCCAAGGCTTGCCGTGGCGACCGCCACGACCAGAGCGGCACGCAGTGGCATGCTGGCCCCTGCGCAGGAACGCGACACCTGGGCGATGCGACGTGAAGAGATGAATCGATTGATCACTGACATGGGTGAATCTCCCTGAATTCTTGTTGTTGTACTGCACTCTTGTCGCGAATCGTGCTGTTGCTCTCTCGGGTAAGGCCTGCGTTCGTCTCCTGTGCTGTCGTCAGGCATCCAGTGCTCGGCAATCGCAGGCATCCCACCCGACCTGCAATGTCTGTCCGGGCCGCAAGGGTGGATAGCCTTCGGCATTGGGTGTCTTGATGATGAATTCGTCACTGCCACATACCGCCACTCGCGTGCGCAGATGATCTCCAAGATAGATCACCTCAAGCACCTCGGCGGTAAAGACATTGTCGGGAGGGGATGAAACACCTGCCTCTTCGCTGGACAGCAGACGCACCCGCTCCGGGCGGAGCGACAGTTGGGTACGCTCGCCAATCTCATTGACGGCGACCTTGAGTGCCCGCACCTGCTCGCCACTGTCGAGGGTCACGGTGCAATGCGCGTCTTGTGCTTCCAGCTGTGTGACCTGCCCGTTGAGGCGGTTGTTCTCGCCGATGAAATAGGCGACGAAGGCATTCTCCGGCGCCTCATACAGCGCCTCGGGGGTCGCCAGCTGCTGGACGATGCCATCATTGAAGACCGCGATGCGGTCCGACATGGTCAGCGCTTCCGTCTGGTCGTGAGTCACGTAGAGCATGGTGACGCCGAGACGCTGGTGGATGCGCTTGATCTCGAACTGCATCTCTTCACGCAGATTCTTGTCAAGCGCCCCCAGCGGCTCATCCATCAGCACCAGTTCCGGCTCGAAGACCAGCGCGCGCGCCAGGGCGACCCGCTGTTGCTGTCCGCCGGAGAGTTGCCCCGGGCGGCGATCCCCGAATTCGCCGAGCCGCACCATGTCCAGGGCATTGGCCACCTTGGTGGAAATCTCTTCCTTGCTCATGCCGCGCACTTCCAGCGGAAATGCCAGGTTCTCGGCCACGCTCATGTGCGGAAACAGGGCGTAATTCTGGAAGACCATGCCGATGCCGCGCTTGTGCGGTGGCAAGTCGTTGATGGGGGTACCGTCGAGAAGGATGTCGCCATGAGTCGGCGTTTCGAAGCCCGCCATCATCATCAGGCAGGTAGTCTTGCCGGAACCGGACGGCCCCAGCAGGGTGACGAACTCGCCGCGCCGAACTTCAAGATTGAAGCCCTTGACCACCAGCGTTTCGCCGTCATAGCTCTTTTGCACATCATTGAAGATCGCGAAGCAGGAGCTGGTCTCCTGCGGCGCGTCGGGCTCTGCAGTCATGACCATGCGTGGTATCCATCATGTTGTTGTTATCGCGAAGCCCGCGATCGACCGGGCTTCACCCGCCCCGTGATCACTGCTCTCACTCCCATTTGACCCTACGGTGGCAGACCAAAGGCGACAAGCGGCACTCCCGCTGAATAGCGTTGAAAGCAGGCTATGCGAAAGTCTGAACATTGGACTAAGGGCACGTTGCTTCCCGCCGCGAACCTCTCTCGCGGGACTCACGGGGCAAGGGCCGTGCCCGGCGAGCGCCCACTAGAAAGCCCCGCCTGCACGAATGTCAGACGGGGCTTCAGGTCTTTCAACTTTCCAGGCCAGGTGGCGGCACCGATCATGTCAGCCGGTCGAGTTCGAAATGCCTCACGGGATGCGAACCCGCCATACGGGGCCCGGACCGGGTCGCCCGGACCGGGTCAGAACTTGGTGATGACCCACACGGCGTGGATGATCCCCGGCAGGAAGCCGAAACAGGTCAGGATGATGTTGATCCAGAAATGCTTGTTGGCGACCCCCACCTGCATCAGTACGCCCAGCGGCGGAAGGATGATGGCCAGAATGATGCGAATGATATCCATAGTTTGCTCCTTGCGGGTGGAATTGGGTGACCTGATCCTCTCGTCCAACGTCTACCTGCAGCGTGACACACGAATGACGCACTCATGGCTTCCGTGGCGGTTCGTCCTCATCTGTCGAGTCCTGCGACTTGACCCGGGAGTCACGATTGACCTTCTGTGCAAGCGACTCGGACTCCGCTGCCAGTTGCTCGTGATAGCGCTCCCAGTCCTCCCAGTCATGTGGCGTGCCACTGCGGGGGCGGTGACTGCCCGACTCACGTGCACGTGCCCAGGCGTGTTCTTCCAGACTCTGAGGCTTGTCCTCTTCCTTGTCCTTGTCGCCATCCAGGCCGTGCTTTGCCATGTACTCTCTTGCGTTCATCTGCTGCCTCGCTTGTCAGGCGCGAAACCTGACGATGCTGTGACTTACCCACTACCTGCGGCTGACACCGAGCAATATCAAGCCTGCACACCGCTTTCGAACAAAAAACTCCGCAAACGTTCAGTCGCCCAGGCTCACGTCATCAAGAAAAGCTATCGCATCGCTTGATGCAATCAAATTCACCCGCCCCCGGCATCTGCATAGACTGGCTCCAGTTTCGCAAGGCACTGATTCTTCGAGGTCCTGCTTTCCTTTTCGAAGTCTTCATCGCCTGCCAACCCATTCAACATTCTCTTGTCGAGATCGGAGCCAATTTCATGCAACTCGAGTCACACGAAGGCCAGCAAGTCCCCAACGTCAGCTTCAAGATTCGCCGCGACGGCCGTCTGGTCGAACGCACCAGCGAGGAGATCTTCTCAGGCCGCAACGTGGTGGTCTTCGCCCTGCCGGGTGCCTTCACCCCGACCTGCTCTTCCACCCACCTGCCGCGTTACAACGAACTGGCCGATCGTTTCTATGCGGTCGGGATCGACGAGATCGTCTGCCTGTCGGTCAACGACGCCTTCGTCATGGAATCCTGGGGCGAGCATCAGGAAGCCGAGAACCTGAGCCTGATCGCCGATGGCAACGGTGACTTCGCACAGGGCATGGGCATGCTGGTCGACAAGAGCGATATCGGCTTCGGCAAGCGCAGCTGGCGCTACTCCATGCTGGTGCGCAACGGCGTGGTCGAGAAGCAGTTCATCGAGCCGCAGAAACCGGGCGACCCCTTTGAAGTCTCCGACGCCGACACCATGCTGGATTATCTGGACCCGGAAGCCGGCCGTCCCAGCTTCGCCACCTTGTTCAGCAAGCCGGGCTGCCCGTACTGCGCACGTGCCAAGCAGATGCTTGATGAAGCCCGCATCAGCTACGAAGTCATCGAAGTCGGCACCCGTGGCGTGACCTCTCGCACCCTGCGCGCCATGACCGGCCAGGCCACCGTGCCTCAAGTCTGGATCGACGGTGAGCACGTCGGCGGCAGCGATGAAGTCGCCCGCTACTTCGGCAGCCTGACCAGCGCCTGAGCGCTTCACGCTGACGTAACCCCATCGCCATCTCGTTTCATCATGCGCGGGTCACCCCGCGCCTGAGACCCCATTCAGTCAGGTGCGCCGCTGGCGCACCTTGAGGAGTACGACGTGAACGAACGCCAGGTTGAAGTCGCCATCATCGGCGCAGGCAGTGCAGGACTCGGCGCCTATCGCGCCGCCAAGGCCCACACCGATTCCGTGGTCATGATCGAGGGCGGCCCCTACGGCACCACCTGTGCCCGTGTCGGCTGCATGCCCTCCAAGCTCTTGATCAGTGCGGCGGAAGCCGCGCATCACGCCCGTGATACCGCACCGTTCGGCATCAATATCGAAGGCGAGGTCAAGGTGGATGGCCGCGCCGTGATGGACCGCGTCAAGCGAGAGCGCGACCGCTTCGTCGGTTTCGTGGTCGAGTCCGTGGAAGGCATCCCGCCGCAGGACAAGCTGCGCGGCAATGCACGCTTCGAGACCGCCAACAGCCTGATCATCGGCGACAACGAGACCCGCGTGACCTTCGAGCGTGTCGTGATCGCCACCGGCTCGCGCCCCAGCTACC is from Cobetia marina and encodes:
- a CDS encoding ABC transporter ATP-binding protein, which produces MVMTAEPDAPQETSSCFAIFNDVQKSYDGETLVVKGFNLEVRRGEFVTLLGPSGSGKTTCLMMMAGFETPTHGDILLDGTPINDLPPHKRGIGMVFQNYALFPHMSVAENLAFPLEVRGMSKEEISTKVANALDMVRLGEFGDRRPGQLSGGQQQRVALARALVFEPELVLMDEPLGALDKNLREEMQFEIKRIHQRLGVTMLYVTHDQTEALTMSDRIAVFNDGIVQQLATPEALYEAPENAFVAYFIGENNRLNGQVTQLEAQDAHCTVTLDSGEQVRALKVAVNEIGERTQLSLRPERVRLLSSEEAGVSSPPDNVFTAEVLEVIYLGDHLRTRVAVCGSDEFIIKTPNAEGYPPLRPGQTLQVGWDACDCRALDA
- a CDS encoding YqaE/Pmp3 family membrane protein, which encodes MDIIRIILAIILPPLGVLMQVGVANKHFWINIILTCFGFLPGIIHAVWVITKF
- a CDS encoding extracellular solute-binding protein; this translates as MSVINRFISSRRIAQVSRSCAGASMPLRAALVVAVATASLGATAAQAETLNIVSWGGAYSESQLKAYHEPWEEKSGDTVVNIDKSSNALSGLRAQVQAGNVTWDLVDMLPSDALIACSEGLIEPLDPDTLFAAAPDGTPASEDFIEGSLSECFVPQIVYSNIVAFNTEMFPEDKQPDSIDDVFNLEEFPGKRALQKKPINNMEWALVADGVAPEEVYDMLETDEGIERAFAKLDTIKDSVIWWEEGAQPPQLLADKEVAFASAYNGRIFNAEVNEKQPFAIVWDAQVFELDGWVVPTGKLDKVKDYLMFATDTQRLADQAKYISYGPARTSSAALVSTHADTGIDMKPHMPTYGPNFETAIPKDDEFWADNLDELSQRFNAWLAR
- a CDS encoding glutathione peroxidase — its product is MQLESHEGQQVPNVSFKIRRDGRLVERTSEEIFSGRNVVVFALPGAFTPTCSSTHLPRYNELADRFYAVGIDEIVCLSVNDAFVMESWGEHQEAENLSLIADGNGDFAQGMGMLVDKSDIGFGKRSWRYSMLVRNGVVEKQFIEPQKPGDPFEVSDADTMLDYLDPEAGRPSFATLFSKPGCPYCARAKQMLDEARISYEVIEVGTRGVTSRTLRAMTGQATVPQVWIDGEHVGGSDEVARYFGSLTSA